Proteins from a genomic interval of Aspergillus flavus chromosome 7, complete sequence:
- a CDS encoding MRC1-like domain-containing protein, with translation MSTPSTPRTARSASPAANSPKMLTPGQKIKAMLAQFDSDSDSDSGKPQPQRSISKLTDTLKNSTVSDQPPSMDLDEEASDEDDDIIMPKGRMAARLQAQNDENNESAFDRVSKSLRNAQQEKRDSKADGAMSEDDDDDDDLPVAGPRRKTNNRVVEEREESDAEESPSRARAFSPLFVSSPTRGNDQEQDGAEDSEQDEVRPKANSRFLALVAQKRKEREEKERIENEKKAAKAKQREQFSSEILSGEDSEGDDESGRKLSQPARPARKASKKALEEMNRETQRISRSMQLVHQAQTKKKISKESFFARFNFMQPDQQNASGSAPDNSSTTADSQNSSDAEAQKNKDTPHTSPILGPSEKPSTGNDTNDASKEASTEFPTLEEMIAKAPQHSEQPIVGRMEEQTTDKKPHVAEEKKQKKVLTMPPVRVRLSREQVARNQRDDSDSDDLEIVTSPAKCRRYAAFENVSMRRHQESATMLKLKALAQLTSPPKKSGMNYAELSAHLLHQARQQASKERMERIEELRAKGVIIETADERAALEDELENLVEKARKEANEIAKKEKAAANGEGDDEDDDYEFSGSEEEADEADEDGDDDDEEEEEEGNEEGEKEGDLLDAEAGEDEESDDDELEVMSSEETSLPTQRRKRPTRVISDDEDEPPIPKTPAKMTNRIKVQSVERPHIPGLPSDDMTMSLTQAFAGTLGDNHSQAGSTIPHSLPDPVDGRQESDSQMIIKDSQEQRHETPDVLAGYAQSEIRVSESPAPRGMSQFSQIPDPTQDAGFVLSPFDPSKRFMSTPASTVETVLINRNQSQNNSPTVERKSKHLRRGRTTELSAIEEQSEGDFEIDASAFDIMKANKKKSSVPFDKKKSKAKDVVEEAAEESDDEYAGLGGASDEDDDVEDAYDRQMIDDNSGETADEKQLAALNALHQRNADEKQVAKLLKDITTGALRRRRGGDDEFDLDDSDDELLARRREKQREFARMRKALMADEKIGEIAENPKKAAFFKAVEDRDMDDDGLDFLEPEEHPESQGESSSQDVIPDSQPDTTTTGDSNKRKRPLEPSAEDINNRPPPHMRRKPASVMSKKPATLAEIRETLSFLTETPEYDSFHEDATVDDDEEQDKAIDGEAADEQPSNSQSTEEFAVPRHPRRTKGPVVDRLALLRQASSNSATSGSSNTRFAFQTGSGPDPIGFRPPLLRKTTTSSSSTSSSSKSDTSRRVTKPASGASVAKKGAVNYYTAAREKERERELRARTRNTGTNITALVNKHSSNRLGALGRTGQWD, from the exons ATGTCGACTCCCTCCACACCGCGGACGGCGCGTTCCGCGTCACCAGCAGCCAACTCACCAAAGATGCTCACTCCAGGGCAAAAAATCAAAGCAATGCTCGCCCAATTCGACAGCGACTCAGATTCAGATAGCGGAAAGCCACAGCCTCAACGATCTATCTCCAAACTCACCGACACTCTTAAGAACAGCACAGTTTCAGATCAACCACCAAGCATGGACTTAGACGAAGAGGCCTCagacgaggacgacgatATTATTATGCCCAAGGGCCGCATGGCTGCTCGACTACAGGCTCAGAACGATGAAAATAACGAATCGGCATTTGATCGAGTATCGAAGAGCTTAAGGAACGCACAGCAGGAAAAACGGGATTCAAAAGCTGATGGGGCGATGtctgaggatgatgacgacgatgatgatcttCCTGTGGCTGGTCCACGGAGGAAAACTAATAATCGGGTGGTTGAAGAGCGTGAAGAGAGTGATGCGGAGGAGTCGCCTTCTCGTGCGCGCGCATTTTCGCCGCTGTTTGTTTCTTCCCCGACTCGTGGTAATGATCAGGAACAGGATGGAGCGGAAGATTCGGAGCAGGATGAGGTTCGGCCGAAGGCGAATTCCAGattccttgcccttgttgCTCAGAAACGCAAGGAGcgggaggagaaggagaggattgaaaatgagaagaaggctgcGAAGGCGAAGCAAAGAGAGCAGTTTAGCTCCGAGATACTTTCGGGTGAGGATAGTGAAGGGGATGATGAATCGGGACGGAAATTATCACAGCCTGCTCGACCAGCGCGTAAGGCCAGTAAGAAGGCCCTCGAAGAGATGAACCGGGAAACCCAACGAATCAGCAGAAGTATGCAACTGGTTCATCAGGCccagaccaagaagaagattagCAAGGAAAGCTTCTTTGCTCGGTTTAACTTTATGCAGCCTGATCAGCAAAATGCCTCCGGATCTGCGCCGGATAACTCGTCAACTACTGCTGATTCGCAGAATTCGTCGGATGCTGAAGCtcagaagaacaaggacacGCCGCATACTTCGCCGATTTTAGGTCCATCTGAGAAGCCTTCAACCGGCAATGATACCAATGATGCGTCCAAGGAGGCTTCAACCGAATTCCCGACATTGGAGGAAATGATTGCCAAAGCGCCGCAGCACTCAGAGCAACCCATTGTTGGCCGCATGGAAGAACAAACGACGGATAAGAAACCTCATGTagctgaggagaagaagcaaaagaaggttCTAACAATGCCACCTGTTCGAGTTCGCCTTTCTCGAGAGCAAGTAGCGCGGAACCAAAGAGATGACTCCGACAGTGATGACTTGGAAATTGTTACATCTCCCGCCAAATGCCGACGATACGCGGCGTTCGAGAACGTTTCTATGAGAAGACACCAGGAATCGGCCACTATGCTGAAACTGAAGGCTTTGGCACAACTCACATCTCCTCCGAAGAAGTCAGGCATGAATTATGCCGAATTATCCGCACATCTCTTGCATCAAGCGAGGCAGCAGGCAAGCAAAgagaggatggagagaatTGAAGAGCTGAGGGCAAAGGGTGTCATCATTGAAACGGCTGATGAGCGAGCTGCTCTGGAAGATGAATTAGAGAACCTTGTCGAAAAAGCACGGAAGGAAGCCAATGAAATcgcaaagaaagagaaggcagCAGCTAATGGTGaaggcgatgatgaggatgatgactaCGAATTCTCCGGGTCTGAGGAGGAAGCGGATGAAGCTGACGAGGAcggcgacgatgacgacgaggaagaggaagaggaaggcaATGAAGAGGgcgaaaaggaaggagaccTATTGGACGCCgaagctggagaagacgaagaatccgatgatgacgaaCTCGAAGTCATGTCATCCGAAGAGACAAGCCTGCCAACCCAGAGACGGAAACGGCCTACTCGAGTCATTAGCGACGACGAGGACGAACCTCCCATACCGAAGACGCCTGCAAAGATGACTAACCGAATTAAAGTACAATCTGTGGAGCGACCACACATTCCCGGTTTGCCTTCTGATGACATGACTATGAGCTTAACCCAGGCATTCGCGGGAACTCTGGGCGATAATCACAGCCAAGCAGGATCTACCATCCCTCATTCGTTGCCTGATCCAGTCGATGGTCGACAAGAATCAGACTCGCAGATGATCATCAAGGATAGCCAGGAACAACGACATGAAACTCCCGATGTGCTGGCGGGATATGCACAGTCTGAGATACGAGTTTCTGAATCCCCTGCTCCACGAGGGATGTCTCAGTTTTCTCAGATTCCGGACCCAACACAGGATGCTGGCTTTGTACTATCACCTTTTGATCCTTCGAAACGATTCATGAGTACCCCTGCGTCCACCGTAGAGACTGTTCTCATCAACCGGAACCAATCCCAGAACAACTCCCCTACTGTTGAGCGGAAGTCGAAGCATCTGCGTCGCGGACGGACAACAGAACTCTCTGCCATTGAAGAGCAAAGTGAAGGCGATTTTGAGATTGATGCTAGTGCATTCGACATTATGAAGGCGAACAAGAAAAAGTCCAGTGTCCCGTTTGATAAAAAGAAGAGTAAAGCGAAGGAcgtggtggaagaagctGCGGAGGAATCAGACGACGAATATGCTGGGCTTGGTGGCGCGAgcgacgaggacgacgacgTGGAGGATGCCTACGATCGACAAATGATTGACGATAACAGCGGAGAAACTGCCGACGAGAAACAATTAGCCGCTCTCAATGC ACTCCATCAGAGAAATGCAGATGAAAAACAAGTAGCCAAGCTTCTGAAAGACATTACAACGGGTGCTCTTCGACGACGCAGGGGAGGCGATGATGAGTTCGACCTGGATGATTCTGACGATGAGCTTCTCGCACGTCGGCgagagaaacagagagaaTTTGCACGGATGCGAAAGGCACTGATGGCTGACGAGAAGATTGGTGAGATTGCCGAGAACCCTAAGAAAGCCGCATTCTTCAAGGCTGTTGAAGATCGCGATATGGACGACGATGGCCTCGATTTCTTAGAACCCGAGGAACATCCTGAGTCTCAAGGGGAATCGTCATCGCAAGACGTGATTCCGGACTCACAACCAGATACTACCACAACGGGTGATagcaacaagagaaagaggccCCTTGAGCCTTCAGCTGAAGACATTAACAATCGGCCTCCGCCTCATATGCGTCGTAAGCCGGCAAGTGTCATGTCCAAGAAGCCAGCTACCCTTGCTGAGATCCGCGAAaccctttccttcctgacCGAAACGCCCGAATATGACTCGTTCCACGAAGATGCAACcgtcgatgacgatgaggaacaGGACAAGGCTATCGACGGTGAGGCTGCGGATGAGCAGCCCTCCAACAGCCAGTCTACGGAAGAATTTGCCGTCCCCCGGCATCCACGCCGGACCAAGGGCCCTGTCGTTGACCGACTTGCTCTGCTACGACAAGCATCATCTAACTCGGCCACATCTGGTTCCTCTAACACTCGATTCGCTTTCCAAACCGGCTCTGGGCCCGATCCCATAGGATTCCGCCCACCCTTACTTCGAAAGACTACGACCAgctcttcttcgaccagCAGCTCCTCCAAGTCGGACACATCGCGACGAGTAACCAAACCTGCATCTGGTGCCTCGGTTGCCAAGAAGGGTGCCGTGAACTACTACACGGCCGCGCGAGAAAAGGAACGTGAGAGGGAGCTCCGGGCCAGGACCCGTAACACCGGCACCAATATCACTGCGTTGGTGAACAAGCATTCTAGCAACCGACTCGGCGCTCTTGGCAGAACCGGGCAATGGGACTAA